The genome window TGACGGCAAACCAGACATCGGCTTCGCTTGACGTTTGTTCCGTCAGTTTCGAAATCGCGCTCGTCGTCTGCGCAACGGAACTAAAAATGGTTGATGAGGGCGTGTCGAAAGAAAGTTGCGCGATCAACGGCAGAATCACCAGCGCCATGAGGGACACAAACCAAACGGCATAACGCGTCGCCGCGTGCCGACGCGGCACCAGCGCGGTTACGCCTGCAGCAATCACAAAAATGAACGCGCCCTGCCAAAGACTAGCCAGCAGCACCTCGATCATGATGCGTTTTTACGGGGTCCGAGCAGCCGTTTAATTTTTAATACGTCGGCATCGCTTAGGTGCGTATCGTCGAGAAGGGCGACAGCGAAGTCGCCCGGCGAGTTCTTAAAGAACCGGTCGAGAATGTGTTTGATCGCGGATTTTGCCGCATGTTCGCGCGCGACAAGCGGACGATATACGTACGCGCGGCCCTCACCTTGGTGCGCGACGTACCCTTTTTGCTCGAGCGTTCGCAACGTTGTTAGTACCGTCGTGTATGCCAGTGGTGGCGGCAACAGAGCATCCACCACGTCGGCCACCGTTGCCCGGCCACGTTCCCAAAGTACTTCCATGAGCCGAAGCTCATGGTCCGTCAGAGTTAGCGATTTCTTTCGGGACATCGTGCTCCGTACTACTACGAATGTAGTACTACGCTATCACGAACAAAACATCCCGTCAACTAGATTTCTAATAATCGTTGGTGAAGTTCGATTTCAACGTGCCGTCGGTGTTCTTGGCGACCGTTAGTGTGACGCGCCCGCCGTCCATCACGATGCGAGTTGGGAGCGTCGTCGGACAGCGTGCGCCTGGGGAGCGACCGCGCTCGAGGTCGCGTGAGAATTGGTAGATCGTGCGGCCGCCGTTCGTTCGATTAAAGTACAAGACGTAGGGCTTGCAACGCCCGGCCCCCTCGGAGTAGATCGCTAGCTGATCACCGTTGGCGTACGAGACCAGCGCGCAAAGATCCGTTGCATAGCAACGATCGACGGCTTGGCCAACGCTCCCATCGTCAAACTCGATATGCTGCGAGACCGGCGAAGCGAATGAAGGCGTACCGCCGAACGTCATTATGCGAAAGTTCGGGCGCTGCACAGTTCGGGCTGGTATAACCCGCGTCGGCGTTGTTCGCGGCGGCTCGGATGACGGGCACGCAGTAACTGACGCGGTTTCGCTGCGCGCGCCGGTATAGTTAGGTGCCCCGCTCCCCATTGCACCCGCAACTACGTATTGCTTGTAGGCTTCCGCGGTGCCGGCCGGGTCAGCGTTTTCGTACAGGGTCGGCAGGCCGGCCTGTGGCTCCACCTGTGAGATTGGTCCTGAAAGGGGCTTGAGCTTGAACGACCCAACGACGCCGAACTGCGAATAGACCGCCGCGCTCCACGCCCAATCTATCGCAATTCTTGGACGCGACGCAGAGAACGTTGCGGTCCAGGTTACGGGGCCGCTGGAACGCGGAAGGAATGACTCCGGCGCCTTGTACGGTAGCGCATCGAATAGCGCTTCCATCGAAACTTGAGACGGCGAATACGCGACGTTGAGTTCCTCAGGGCCGCTCCACAACCGGCGGGGTACTTGTATCGACGGATCGAGGACGACGGTGCTGTCGGGCACCGTGATGACGTACGGCCATCGGCCGAATGTGATGCGCGATTCACGCACGTCGATCCGAATCGGCGACGTTATCGCACCGCCGTCGGAGGTGTGAACGGCCTTCATTACACTGGTAAACCAGATGGTTGAGCCGGCCGGTATGGGCGTCATCCCGAAGGTGTCGAACCGCACACGGATCGCCGACGTGCACGACGACGTGTTCTGCGTTTGCGCGCTGGCACCGCGCGAGAACAGCAACATGCACGCCGCTATGAAGAAAAACCAACGCATCACTTCTGCTCGTTCGCGGCGCGAATGGCTGGAGCGATAATGCGCACCACGAGCACTTGCAACACCGCCGCGGCCGGTACGGCAAGGAAGGCCCCGCCGATACCAAGCAGCGTTCCGCCCACGACCGTCGCCAGGATGATCAGCAGAAAGCTGAGCTGAACTCGTTGGCCGAAGATAATCGGCGAAAGCACGTTTTGGTCGATCACCTGAACGACGGTGAAAATCACTAAGGCGATGAGCATCTTCGACCAGCCACTCGTCGCTAGTACAACCAGGAGAATGATCGGCCCGGAGATCACGGCGCCAAGCATCGGAATCGCCTGAAAGATTGCGGCGATAAATCCCAAGAGTAAGTAGTATGGTGCGCCAAGTAGTGCCAGCGAGATGCCCATAACGATGCCGACGATCGAACCATTGATGACGACGCCTCCCACGTACGCGCTCAGGCGCTTCGCAATGTCTTCAAAGGCGTCACGCCACTGCGAGCGAGGCTTGGGGGGCATCAAGCTCAGTACAAATCGCGACAGCTCATCACTCGACAGCATCCAACCGACGGCGAGCAGAAGAATGAGCAGACCGTTGCCGACTGCGGCGACGGTGAGCGCCGTCCCGCTGAGCAGGCGAACGCCGATGACGCTGGCCGCATTGCCGGCACTGCCGGCTAAGGCGCCGGCGATCTGGCGTGCAGTCTGATTATTTTCGAAATGACGCTGCACCACCTCAAGTTGCGTTTGAAGCGCACTTGCATAGCCCGGTAACGATTGGACCAACTTGATGAGCTCCGCTCCGAGCGGCTGAATGAGCACGGCTCCAATCACCACGATTACCGCGATGACAGCAAGGAACGCTAGCCCGACCGCAATGCCATACGGTATTCGCTTCGCCATTCGATCGACGATCGGCCGAAGCCCGGCAGCGAACAGCACGGCGGTAAACATCAGGAGCAACGCCGAGAGCGCTCCCGAGAACACGTCCCATATCAATACGGCGCCGGCTACGACCGCCGCGCCGATAAGCCAGCCGCGCATGCTATTCATCTAATACGCCTCATGTGAAGGAAGCCTACAATAGAATAGAGGTTCCCCATCTAGACGGGGCTTCCGTTATTCCACGACGCTCGCGGCGCCGAACACTCCTCAGATGCGCACTGCACTCCAATCGGGTCGGCTAATCGCGTATGTTAGGTCGACGCATCGCTGCTATAAAACGGCGGTCACTGCTGCCACTCGATCGTTACGTAACCACTACCCGTGTTAGCTTTCCAGCCTCTGTACCATCGAAAACCTTTAGCACTCGGTTCTACGAACGACGAGCCTCCGCCGCCGCCACCCCCACTGCCATCATAGTATCCGCCGCCACCGCCGCCGCCACCACCATAATATCCACCGCCTCCGCCTCCGCCCGCCGGACATCTCCCACCGCAAACCGACTTGCCTCCGGCGCCGCCAACTCCTACGTTGCTGGCCCTTCCGTGTTGTCCGTGCGCAGAAGAACCGCTACCGCCCTTCCCACCCAAGCCACCGTGCGTTTGCGTACCACCAGCTCCCCCATCTCCAGCGCCATTGCCATAAGCATCCTGGCCCCGTTCACCCGTACCCGATCCGCCTTGACCACCAGTGCCTTGCGAGTAACTACACAAGTCACCGCCTGCACCGCCTCCCCCGCCCGCAACAACAATCCGATCGGTTAAACTTTGCCCACCCTCGCGTACATCGCTCGCACCTCCACCGCCGAACGGACCACCACAGTAACCCCAGCCTTCGCCGTTCCCACCACCGTTAAATCCGCCGCTGCTGCTATTAGAAACGCCGCCAACGTAAACGTACAGCATTTCATTTGATAGTACGGGCACTACAGCATGAACGCGTCCGCCACGTCCGCCCGGCGCATAACCCGTGCTACTTCCACCCGATGCGCCGTCAGCAATGATCGTGACTTGCGTTACGCCACTGGGGACTTTAAAATGTTGCGGCTTTCCCGTGTAGTCAAATGATCTAAACTGTGCGACTGCGTAAGAACGAACGAATGGCATTGTTTTTGTTTGCGAAAGATTCCCGCTTGGGGAAAGTCCCGCGCATCCTGAAATCAGACTTGCGCATCCAAGAACCGTTATTAGGCCTGTCCGTCGTGAATAAATCATTTTAACCACTCACCTATTCAAACTTGACCGAACGAAGAAAAGCGCTGGGCGTGATACCGTCTGCCCGACGTTCAGCGCAATGTAGCAGCGACCTGTTCCCGTGCCGCTTCGGGAATCGATCCTTTCTTTATAGGTCGAGCATCCACGCCCACCCCGCCGCCATTGCCGGCCGATCGGAAGAGCCTAGTGAGCCAAGCTAGGCAAGCGTTGTGACATACACACGATCACGTAGTCGCGACAAACTCTTCTCTTTTAGCGTTGCCTGTAGCGTGCGGTCGCAGCATTCACGTCCTGGATCGGTTCTTCGCCGGGGTT of Candidatus Tumulicola sp. contains these proteins:
- a CDS encoding BlaI/MecI/CopY family transcriptional regulator; translated protein: MSRKKSLTLTDHELRLMEVLWERGRATVADVVDALLPPPLAYTTVLTTLRTLEQKGYVAHQGEGRAYVYRPLVAREHAAKSAIKHILDRFFKNSPGDFAVALLDDTHLSDADVLKIKRLLGPRKNAS
- a CDS encoding AI-2E family transporter, with protein sequence MRGWLIGAAVVAGAVLIWDVFSGALSALLLMFTAVLFAAGLRPIVDRMAKRIPYGIAVGLAFLAVIAVIVVIGAVLIQPLGAELIKLVQSLPGYASALQTQLEVVQRHFENNQTARQIAGALAGSAGNAASVIGVRLLSGTALTVAAVGNGLLILLLAVGWMLSSDELSRFVLSLMPPKPRSQWRDAFEDIAKRLSAYVGGVVINGSIVGIVMGISLALLGAPYYLLLGFIAAIFQAIPMLGAVISGPIILLVVLATSGWSKMLIALVIFTVVQVIDQNVLSPIIFGQRVQLSFLLIILATVVGGTLLGIGGAFLAVPAAAVLQVLVVRIIAPAIRAANEQK
- a CDS encoding glycine-rich protein, with product MPFVRSYAVAQFRSFDYTGKPQHFKVPSGVTQVTIIADGASGGSSTGYAPGGRGGRVHAVVPVLSNEMLYVYVGGVSNSSSGGFNGGGNGEGWGYCGGPFGGGGASDVREGGQSLTDRIVVAGGGGGAGGDLCSYSQGTGGQGGSGTGERGQDAYGNGAGDGGAGGTQTHGGLGGKGGSGSSAHGQHGRASNVGVGGAGGKSVCGGRCPAGGGGGGGYYGGGGGGGGGYYDGSGGGGGGGSSFVEPSAKGFRWYRGWKANTGSGYVTIEWQQ